In Microbacterium foliorum, the following proteins share a genomic window:
- a CDS encoding helix-turn-helix transcriptional regulator: MVTVDSAALGHVLDSVDLRVGIVRRVALSTGGLLPIPSGAATLVYIAAGSVHGHPPLTTGCRLDVDRAAQIVTVDDRPLHTNLVAGDAFLTLGRASIALEAGEVTDLVVVDLEFSDSAAMIAALLPDPITVMSFAALEPAAAALAGSMGPTDPATCPSRQGDPVICRMMAQTVLLSVIRAWAANGCAPAGWPSVSNDPFLDRVVEAIHEQPGRDWTVERLASVGAMSRSVFAERFRSAIGRSPADYVTEVRVDAAKRMLSEGRSVSETSRELGYASDEGFSRAFRRRTGMTPSTWRASQLTAVPA, from the coding sequence ATGGTGACCGTCGACTCCGCAGCCCTCGGGCACGTGCTCGACTCCGTCGACCTCCGTGTCGGCATCGTCCGCCGCGTCGCCCTCAGCACCGGTGGCCTGCTGCCGATCCCCTCGGGCGCGGCCACCCTCGTCTACATCGCCGCGGGCTCGGTGCACGGGCATCCTCCACTGACCACCGGATGCCGTCTCGACGTCGACCGTGCAGCGCAGATCGTGACCGTGGACGATCGCCCGCTGCACACGAACCTGGTCGCCGGAGACGCGTTCCTGACGCTCGGCCGCGCGTCGATCGCCCTCGAGGCCGGCGAGGTGACCGACCTCGTCGTCGTCGACCTCGAGTTCTCCGACAGCGCCGCGATGATCGCCGCGCTCCTTCCCGATCCGATCACCGTCATGTCGTTCGCCGCGCTCGAACCCGCTGCAGCCGCACTCGCCGGAAGCATGGGACCCACCGATCCCGCCACGTGCCCCTCACGCCAGGGCGACCCGGTGATCTGCCGGATGATGGCGCAGACCGTGCTGCTCTCGGTGATCCGCGCGTGGGCGGCGAACGGCTGCGCGCCGGCCGGCTGGCCCTCGGTCTCGAACGATCCCTTCCTCGATCGCGTCGTCGAGGCGATCCATGAGCAACCAGGGCGCGACTGGACGGTCGAGCGCCTCGCGAGCGTCGGGGCGATGTCGCGGTCGGTGTTCGCCGAGCGGTTCCGCAGCGCGATCGGCCGCTCGCCCGCCGACTACGTCACCGAGGTGCGCGTCGACGCGGCGAAGCGGATGCTGAGCGAGGGGCGCTCGGTCAGCGAGACGTCGCGCGAGTTGGGCTACGCCTCGGACGAGGGGTTCAGCCGCGCGTTCCGCCGCCGCACCGGGATGACTCCGTCAACCTGGCGCGCATCACAGCTCACCGCGGTCCCGGCCTGA
- a CDS encoding MFS transporter: MTTTAPVPVTTARTESIRYGGLIVLMLMGFLLVTAEFLPNGVLTEMADALGVTPGQAGQTVTVTALVGLIVAPTVGLIFPRLDRRSLLVWMALAAAVSNLIVAIAPNLIIVLLARFLLGAAISAFWAMSITVAARLAGPEHLGRGVMFTSAGVSLATVAGVPLGVMLSEIVDWQTVFAIAGVLMVLLAVALRFMLPSVPAEQGASIRLLVDTLRRPGIGLGMVGHVLVVLGHFLAYTYVRLALERIPEIEPSTIILLLALFGLGGLAGNLGLGFFIDRTFGFFAVFAPLVIAVSVLSMIFLSGSVLGIAIVVLVWGFFFSSWLLVINTWVGHRTPDRLEAGGSLVVVGFQGAITIAAGVGGLLVDTLDVEFVYVLGAVSLLVGAVLFGMSNRRSVAAAKLA, translated from the coding sequence ATGACGACGACCGCGCCCGTACCCGTGACGACCGCCCGCACCGAGAGCATCCGCTATGGCGGCCTCATCGTGCTGATGCTGATGGGCTTCTTGCTCGTGACGGCCGAGTTCCTGCCCAACGGCGTGCTCACCGAGATGGCCGACGCCCTCGGCGTGACTCCCGGTCAGGCCGGTCAGACCGTCACGGTCACCGCGCTCGTCGGTCTGATCGTGGCGCCGACGGTGGGGCTGATCTTCCCCCGCCTCGACCGCCGCTCGCTGCTCGTCTGGATGGCGCTCGCCGCAGCGGTGTCGAACCTCATCGTCGCGATCGCACCCAACCTGATCATCGTGCTGCTCGCGCGGTTCCTGCTCGGCGCCGCGATCAGCGCCTTCTGGGCCATGTCGATCACTGTCGCCGCACGCCTGGCAGGCCCAGAACACCTCGGGCGGGGCGTCATGTTCACCTCGGCCGGCGTCTCGCTCGCCACCGTCGCCGGAGTGCCGCTCGGCGTGATGCTCAGCGAGATCGTCGACTGGCAGACGGTGTTCGCGATCGCGGGTGTGCTCATGGTGCTGCTGGCCGTCGCGCTGCGGTTCATGCTCCCGTCGGTCCCGGCCGAGCAGGGGGCCAGCATCCGGCTCCTCGTCGACACCCTGCGTCGTCCGGGCATCGGGCTCGGCATGGTCGGGCACGTGCTCGTCGTGCTCGGTCACTTCCTCGCCTACACATACGTGCGACTCGCGCTCGAGCGCATCCCCGAGATCGAGCCGTCGACGATCATCCTCCTGCTCGCCCTCTTCGGACTCGGAGGCCTTGCCGGCAACCTCGGTCTCGGGTTCTTCATCGACCGCACCTTCGGCTTCTTCGCAGTGTTCGCCCCACTGGTGATCGCCGTGTCGGTGCTGTCGATGATCTTCCTGTCGGGCTCGGTGCTCGGCATCGCGATCGTCGTGCTCGTCTGGGGCTTCTTCTTCTCGTCGTGGCTGCTCGTGATCAACACGTGGGTGGGGCACCGCACGCCCGACCGTCTCGAAGCCGGCGGAAGCCTCGTCGTGGTGGGATTCCAGGGAGCGATCACGATCGCCGCCGGTGTCGGCGGGCTGCTCGTCGACACGCTCGACGTGGAGTTCGTCTACGTGCTCGGGGCGGTGTCTCTGCTGGTCGGCGCCGTGCTCTTCGGAATGTCGAACCGCCGGAGCGTCGCGGCGGCGAAGCTCGCCTGA
- a CDS encoding serine protein kinase RIO: MSDLFASSEASASSRLSAASTFDASPFESVPTFADVEPGDQQRWTTWPAITPSERGPLPWPDWVVTSAGALDTELGILKTGKEADVFLLERAVPDDPTQRTLLAAKRYRDSDHSSFHRSGVYTEGRSTRNTRDTRALAKKSEHGRAVAAAQWSFAEFDALSRMWELGAPVPYPVQVNGTELLMEFIGSDSGVAAPRLAAVRSDRAELDGLFDQVVDLMRIFATAGFAHGDLSAYNLLVHDGRVRVIDLPQIVDIIANPQGLDLLHRDCVNICDWFTRRRVERDAEELFAEMLAASYA; this comes from the coding sequence GTGTCTGATCTCTTCGCTTCTTCAGAAGCATCCGCCTCTTCTCGTCTTTCCGCTGCGTCGACGTTCGACGCCTCTCCTTTCGAATCCGTTCCCACGTTCGCCGACGTCGAACCCGGCGACCAGCAGCGCTGGACCACCTGGCCGGCGATCACGCCGTCGGAGCGTGGACCGCTCCCCTGGCCCGACTGGGTCGTGACGAGCGCCGGCGCGCTCGACACCGAACTCGGCATCCTCAAGACCGGCAAGGAGGCCGACGTGTTCCTGCTCGAACGCGCCGTGCCGGACGACCCGACCCAGCGCACTCTGCTCGCGGCCAAGCGATACCGCGACAGCGACCACAGCAGCTTCCACCGCTCGGGCGTCTACACCGAGGGCCGCAGCACCAGGAACACCCGCGACACCCGCGCCCTCGCGAAGAAGTCCGAGCACGGCCGAGCCGTCGCCGCCGCGCAGTGGTCGTTCGCGGAGTTCGACGCGCTGAGCCGCATGTGGGAACTCGGAGCGCCCGTGCCCTACCCCGTGCAGGTCAACGGCACGGAGCTGCTGATGGAGTTCATCGGCAGCGATTCGGGGGTCGCGGCGCCCCGGCTGGCGGCCGTGCGCAGCGATCGGGCCGAACTCGACGGTCTCTTCGACCAGGTCGTCGACCTCATGCGCATCTTCGCCACGGCGGGCTTCGCCCATGGCGACCTCTCGGCGTACAACCTGCTCGTGCACGACGGGCGCGTGCGGGTGATCGACCTGCCGCAGATCGTCGACATCATCGCGAACCCGCAGGGACTCGACCTGCTGCATCGCGACTGCGTCAACATCTGCGACTGGTTCACCCGCCGCCGCGTCGAGCGCGACGCAGAGGAGCTCTTCGCAGAGATGCTCGCGGCGTCGTATGCGTGA
- the speB gene encoding agmatinase, whose product MTENVGPIDASVNPRYSGIATFARLPRIEDVPRADIAVVGIPFDSGVSYRPGTRFGPSHVRESSRLLRPYNPAQDVSPFAVAQVVDAGDIPVNPFDLTEAVTEVERAALALGEQVQRIVTIGGDHTVALPLLRAVAAKHGPVAVLHFDAHLDTWDTYFGAPITHGTPFRRASEEGLIDLTASCHVGTRGPLYSKQDLEDDERLGFSIVSSEYIEEHGVEAGIQRILQRVGDKPLYVSIDIDVLDPAHAPGTGTPEAGGLTSRELLRILRALSDRDIVGADVVEVSPAYDHAQITGIAASHVVYELVSLLAARIGRD is encoded by the coding sequence ATGACAGAGAACGTGGGCCCCATCGACGCCTCCGTGAATCCCCGGTACTCGGGGATCGCGACCTTCGCCCGTCTGCCGCGGATCGAAGACGTGCCTCGCGCCGACATCGCCGTCGTCGGCATCCCCTTCGACTCCGGCGTGAGCTACCGGCCGGGCACCCGCTTCGGCCCGTCGCACGTGCGCGAGTCCTCGCGCCTGCTGCGCCCCTACAACCCCGCGCAGGACGTGTCGCCGTTCGCGGTCGCGCAGGTGGTGGATGCCGGTGACATCCCGGTCAATCCGTTCGACCTCACCGAGGCGGTGACCGAGGTCGAACGCGCCGCGCTCGCGCTCGGCGAGCAGGTGCAGCGCATCGTCACGATCGGTGGCGACCACACGGTCGCGCTGCCGCTGCTGCGGGCGGTGGCGGCGAAGCACGGCCCGGTCGCCGTGCTGCACTTCGACGCGCACCTCGACACGTGGGACACCTACTTCGGTGCACCGATCACCCACGGCACACCGTTCCGCAGGGCGAGCGAGGAGGGGCTGATCGACCTCACCGCGAGCTGCCATGTGGGCACCCGAGGGCCGCTGTACTCGAAGCAGGACCTCGAAGACGATGAGCGCCTGGGCTTCTCGATCGTGTCGAGCGAGTACATCGAAGAGCACGGCGTCGAGGCCGGCATCCAGCGCATCCTGCAGCGCGTCGGCGACAAGCCGCTCTATGTGTCGATCGACATCGACGTGCTCGACCCCGCCCACGCCCCCGGCACCGGCACGCCCGAGGCGGGTGGGCTCACCAGCCGCGAGCTGCTGCGGATCCTGCGTGCGCTGAGCGATCGCGACATCGTCGGCGCAGACGTCGTCGAGGTGTCACCCGCCTACGACCACGCGCAGATCACCGGCATCGCGGCGAGCCACGTCGTGTACGAGCTGGTGTCGCTGCTCGCCGCCCGCATCGGCCGCGACTGA
- a CDS encoding thiamine pyrophosphate-binding protein: MSDGMSDGMSEGASMSDDRYADTAGRAVLETIRGYGVDAVFGIPGTHNLELYRPLADLGIRAVTNRHEQGSGYGADGWAQQTGLPGVVITTSGPGLQNAMSAIGTAFCESRPMIVLSPGVPLGSEFADVGTLHETKDATAMVGAIAEWSRRVTSADEAVEAVHDAFALFRTGRPRPVHIEIPLDVLETPADVPAEARHPRAMPPRVSGDRTALAEAARLLQDAQRPVIVAGGGSVDAAHEVTTIAERLGAPVLTTLNGKGVVDERHPLSLGSNLRLAAAREVAEDADVVLVIGSKLGEAELWAPKLEARGAVVRIDISPLQVHKNLDATVGIVGDAAAVGAALLALLPDGGRPARDLTVERAAIDAEMRDTAPETVALAELIAEALPDDAIVAGDSSQIVYMALGSVLRSQHPHSLLYTPTYATLGYGLPAAIGARVAQTEHPVVTVIGDGALMFCVNELVTAVEQRLDVTIVCVDNGGYAEIRQNEIDRGMTPVGVDLVQPDWAALATAFGATGRRVDDREDIVPSIRDAIAAGGVQLVHIPMQRQD; this comes from the coding sequence ATGAGCGACGGCATGAGCGACGGCATGAGCGAGGGTGCGAGCATGAGCGACGACCGTTATGCCGATACCGCCGGCCGCGCGGTGCTCGAGACCATCCGTGGCTACGGAGTGGACGCCGTGTTCGGCATCCCCGGCACGCACAACCTCGAGCTGTACCGTCCGCTCGCCGACCTCGGCATCCGCGCGGTGACGAACCGTCACGAGCAGGGCTCGGGCTACGGTGCCGACGGCTGGGCGCAGCAGACAGGGCTGCCCGGTGTCGTGATCACGACGTCCGGACCCGGCCTGCAGAACGCGATGAGCGCGATCGGCACGGCGTTCTGCGAGTCGCGGCCGATGATCGTGCTGTCGCCGGGCGTGCCGCTCGGGTCGGAGTTCGCCGACGTCGGCACGCTGCACGAGACGAAGGATGCCACGGCCATGGTCGGCGCGATCGCCGAGTGGTCGCGTCGCGTGACCAGCGCCGACGAAGCGGTCGAGGCCGTGCACGACGCGTTCGCGCTCTTCCGGACCGGCCGCCCCCGCCCCGTGCACATCGAGATCCCCCTCGACGTGCTCGAGACCCCGGCCGATGTCCCCGCGGAGGCGCGCCACCCCAGGGCGATGCCCCCGCGGGTGTCGGGTGATCGCACAGCGCTGGCCGAGGCCGCACGTCTGCTGCAGGATGCGCAGCGGCCGGTGATCGTCGCGGGCGGCGGATCTGTCGATGCCGCGCACGAGGTCACGACCATCGCCGAACGCCTCGGTGCCCCGGTGCTCACCACGCTCAACGGCAAGGGGGTCGTCGATGAGCGGCATCCGCTGTCGCTGGGTTCGAACCTGCGTCTCGCCGCGGCCCGCGAGGTCGCCGAGGACGCCGACGTCGTGCTCGTGATCGGCTCGAAGCTCGGCGAGGCCGAGCTGTGGGCGCCGAAGCTGGAGGCGCGCGGTGCGGTCGTGCGCATCGACATCTCGCCGCTGCAGGTGCACAAGAACCTCGACGCGACCGTGGGCATCGTCGGCGACGCTGCGGCGGTCGGCGCCGCGCTGCTCGCGCTCCTGCCCGACGGCGGTCGCCCCGCTCGCGACCTCACGGTCGAGCGCGCCGCGATCGACGCCGAGATGCGTGACACCGCGCCCGAGACGGTCGCGCTGGCCGAGCTCATCGCCGAGGCGCTTCCCGACGATGCGATCGTCGCCGGCGACTCCTCGCAGATCGTCTACATGGCGCTCGGCAGCGTGCTGCGCTCGCAGCATCCGCACTCGCTGCTCTACACACCCACCTACGCGACGCTCGGCTACGGCCTGCCTGCCGCCATCGGTGCGCGGGTCGCGCAGACCGAGCATCCCGTGGTCACCGTGATCGGAGACGGCGCGCTGATGTTCTGCGTGAACGAGCTCGTGACGGCCGTGGAGCAGCGGCTCGACGTGACCATCGTGTGCGTCGACAACGGCGGCTACGCCGAGATCCGCCAGAACGAGATCGACCGTGGCATGACGCCCGTCGGCGTCGACCTCGTGCAGCCCGACTGGGCGGCCCTCGCGACCGCGTTCGGCGCCACGGGGCGCCGGGTCGACGACCGAGAAGACATCGTGCCGAGCATCCGCGACGCCATCGCCGCCGGCGGAGTGCAGCTCGTGCACATCCCCATGCAGAGACAGGACTGA
- a CDS encoding amidohydrolase yields the protein MRKLTPFDRSAQTTPQLVTARVIQTVDADATTATAMLTDRGRIVAIGTAHECQAAADRAGLVPERVDLGDAVVVPGFVDAHAHPLMFGQLMTWVDCGPEKADSIPEIVALLKAAAVDAPAGRPVRGYGYEQRNLAEKRHPTRFELDEVATDREVYLMNASGHGGVVNSYTLTKNGVDRDTPNTDGGEFFHDADGELTGELSDAACNILTGVHGVKIGHHGPNFHLADEPEEHLRQLDAATQRFLAGGVTSIGDCQVTRREFDMYLRLAEAGRLELRVSMYLLSHLLDEALEMGLVGQFGNAHLSFAGIKLYADGTLGGWTAYFPDGYVGDPCRTGQLYHEPAEYAALISRAHAAGLQTATHAQSPTAIEMVVSAIEAALAERPDSDARHRIEHCGLPTPEQIDRMAASGIRPVNQTQHYFNWGEGVEEAIGTPGERFNPLGEFERAGVPFTISSDAPVAEPIPLEAIQTAVTRVTRRGHTLGPDDLRVSALSALRAHTIEGAVSIGREDDLGSLEIGKYADFVVLSDDPLAVDADDISSIAVRETWVDGARRHVAAAAMASA from the coding sequence ATGAGAAAGCTCACTCCCTTCGACCGCTCCGCCCAGACGACGCCACAGCTGGTCACGGCTCGCGTGATCCAGACGGTGGATGCGGATGCCACGACCGCGACCGCCATGCTCACGGACCGCGGCCGCATCGTCGCGATCGGCACGGCGCACGAGTGCCAGGCGGCCGCCGACCGTGCGGGGCTCGTGCCCGAGCGCGTCGACCTCGGCGACGCGGTCGTCGTGCCCGGGTTCGTCGATGCGCACGCGCACCCCCTGATGTTCGGGCAGCTGATGACCTGGGTCGACTGCGGACCCGAGAAGGCCGACAGCATCCCCGAGATCGTGGCGCTGCTGAAGGCCGCGGCGGTCGACGCGCCGGCCGGTCGGCCGGTGCGCGGCTACGGCTACGAGCAGCGCAACCTCGCCGAGAAGCGGCATCCCACCCGCTTCGAGCTCGACGAGGTCGCGACCGACCGCGAGGTGTACCTCATGAACGCCTCGGGCCACGGCGGCGTCGTCAACTCGTACACGCTCACGAAGAACGGCGTCGACCGCGACACCCCCAACACGGACGGCGGCGAGTTCTTCCACGACGCCGACGGCGAGCTGACGGGCGAGCTCTCGGATGCCGCGTGCAACATCCTCACGGGCGTGCACGGGGTGAAGATCGGCCACCACGGACCGAACTTCCATCTCGCCGACGAGCCGGAGGAGCACCTCCGTCAGCTGGATGCTGCGACCCAGCGGTTCCTCGCGGGGGGAGTCACCTCGATCGGCGACTGCCAGGTGACGCGCCGGGAGTTCGACATGTACCTGCGCCTCGCCGAGGCGGGCCGCCTCGAGCTGCGTGTGTCGATGTACCTGCTGTCGCACCTGCTCGACGAGGCGCTCGAGATGGGCCTCGTCGGCCAGTTCGGAAACGCCCACCTCAGCTTCGCCGGCATCAAGCTCTACGCCGACGGCACGCTCGGCGGCTGGACCGCGTACTTCCCCGACGGGTACGTGGGCGACCCCTGCCGCACCGGTCAGCTCTACCACGAGCCCGCCGAATACGCGGCGCTGATCAGCAGGGCGCACGCCGCAGGTCTGCAGACGGCGACGCACGCGCAGTCGCCGACCGCGATCGAGATGGTCGTGTCGGCGATCGAGGCGGCGCTCGCCGAACGCCCCGACTCCGATGCGCGTCACCGCATCGAGCACTGCGGCCTGCCCACGCCCGAGCAGATCGACCGGATGGCTGCCTCCGGCATCCGCCCCGTCAACCAGACCCAGCACTACTTCAACTGGGGTGAGGGAGTGGAAGAGGCGATCGGCACTCCGGGCGAGCGCTTCAACCCGCTCGGCGAGTTCGAGCGAGCGGGGGTGCCCTTCACGATCTCGTCGGACGCACCCGTGGCAGAGCCCATCCCGCTCGAGGCGATTCAGACGGCTGTCACCCGCGTGACCCGTCGTGGCCACACGCTCGGACCTGATGACCTGCGCGTCTCCGCCCTCTCGGCTCTGCGCGCGCACACGATCGAAGGTGCCGTCTCGATCGGCCGTGAAGACGACCTCGGGTCGCTCGAAATCGGCAAGTACGCCGATTTCGTCGTCCTCTCCGACGACCCACTGGCCGTCGACGCCGACGACATCTCGTCGATCGCCGTGCGTGAGACGTGGGTCGACGGTGCCCGTCGCCACGTGGCTGCCGCGGCGATGGCGTCGGCATGA
- a CDS encoding MFS transporter yields MTSTHTKARRAGFAAFVGTTIEWYDFYVYATAAALVFGPLFFPSGDRLAETAAAFATFAVAFLVRPLGGIIFGHIGDKLGRRTSLVITLLLMGAATVLVGCLPTYENIGILAPILLILLRAVQGLAVGGEWGGAVLMSVEHAPEKSKTFYGGFTQLGNPAGALLASGIFAIMSRVGDDFIINGGWRIPFLLSIVLVGVGFWVRYRVEETPVFEAKIEGRKQSMPLAYALRTNWRPILLGIGILPISTGGYYLATTFATAYATGDPIAIDERVILDAMTIASFVEFVVTLPVAWLGDKWGRKNVMYIGLITSVLTFVPFLLILPGRVEPLIFLFASLVRIAMSATYAPIAALLAQMFRPQSRYTSIALAYGVGAAIWAGFSPWFATQLIAWTGNIWSVLAMFAGMAVIAGICTKLAPQHSDEAPVTASFTARTDTTANRLP; encoded by the coding sequence ATGACTTCCACCCACACCAAGGCGCGACGCGCAGGCTTCGCCGCCTTCGTCGGCACCACCATCGAGTGGTACGACTTCTACGTCTACGCGACCGCCGCCGCCCTCGTCTTCGGCCCGCTGTTCTTCCCGAGCGGCGACCGGCTCGCCGAGACCGCCGCGGCCTTCGCGACCTTCGCCGTCGCGTTCCTCGTCCGCCCCCTCGGCGGCATCATCTTCGGTCACATCGGCGACAAGCTCGGCCGGCGCACGTCGCTCGTCATCACGCTGCTGCTGATGGGCGCGGCGACCGTGCTCGTCGGCTGCCTGCCGACGTACGAGAACATCGGCATCCTCGCTCCGATCCTCCTGATACTGCTCCGCGCCGTGCAGGGACTCGCGGTCGGCGGCGAATGGGGCGGCGCGGTGCTGATGAGCGTCGAGCACGCACCCGAGAAGTCGAAGACCTTCTACGGCGGCTTCACGCAGCTCGGCAACCCGGCCGGCGCCCTGCTGGCCTCGGGCATCTTCGCGATCATGTCGCGCGTCGGCGACGACTTCATCATCAACGGCGGCTGGCGCATCCCGTTCCTGCTGTCGATCGTGCTGGTCGGCGTCGGGTTCTGGGTGCGCTACCGCGTCGAGGAGACCCCGGTCTTCGAGGCGAAGATCGAGGGACGCAAGCAGTCGATGCCTCTGGCCTACGCCCTGCGCACCAACTGGCGCCCGATTCTCCTCGGCATCGGCATCCTGCCCATCTCGACCGGTGGCTATTACCTCGCGACGACCTTCGCGACGGCCTACGCGACGGGCGACCCGATCGCGATCGACGAGCGCGTGATCCTCGACGCGATGACGATCGCCTCGTTCGTGGAGTTCGTGGTGACTCTGCCGGTCGCCTGGCTGGGCGACAAGTGGGGCCGCAAGAACGTGATGTACATCGGTCTGATCACCTCGGTGCTCACCTTCGTCCCGTTCCTGCTGATCCTCCCGGGGCGCGTCGAACCACTGATCTTCCTCTTCGCCTCGCTGGTGCGCATCGCGATGAGCGCGACCTACGCCCCGATCGCCGCCCTGCTGGCGCAGATGTTCCGCCCGCAGTCCCGGTACACGTCGATCGCGCTGGCCTACGGCGTCGGTGCCGCGATCTGGGCCGGTTTCTCGCCCTGGTTCGCGACGCAGCTGATCGCCTGGACAGGCAACATCTGGTCGGTCCTCGCGATGTTCGCCGGTATGGCGGTGATCGCCGGCATCTGCACGAAGCTCGCCCCGCAGCACTCGGATGAGGCCCCGGTCACGGCATCGTTCACCGCCCGCACCGACACGACCGCGAACAGGCTGCCATGA
- a CDS encoding Lrp/AsnC family transcriptional regulator has translation MDFDAELIRALQEDGRASIRSLSLGLGQSRAAVAARLRTMLDDRTVRVVAAVDPVFLGQHVLAHVSIRTDGAVEIVAEHLRDMSETVLVSAVGGAHDLVTEVRLGSMADLHDLLAQIRAIDGVLDINTIIYSTVVKGFFVSEYHGDVTLDTVDEDLIERLQSDGRMSFRALGEAVRLSPSAVATRVQRLIDGGVIKISAVEARGLAHRQLSMGVGLNLNHDDEAVIEELKTGRGIDFAARTLGRFDAVATLVEPSAGALYASLERLRSLAGVTRIEAWLHLAVLKEDYARTLREPMPHP, from the coding sequence ATGGATTTCGACGCCGAACTCATCCGTGCTCTCCAGGAAGACGGTCGCGCCAGCATCCGTTCGCTGTCGCTGGGTCTCGGGCAGTCGAGAGCCGCGGTCGCGGCCCGTCTGCGTACGATGCTCGACGATCGCACCGTGCGCGTCGTCGCCGCGGTGGATCCGGTGTTCCTCGGCCAGCATGTGCTCGCGCACGTGTCGATCCGCACCGATGGAGCCGTCGAGATCGTCGCCGAGCACCTGCGCGACATGAGCGAGACCGTGCTCGTCTCGGCGGTCGGCGGAGCCCACGACCTCGTCACCGAGGTGCGACTGGGATCGATGGCCGATCTGCACGACCTGCTGGCGCAGATCCGAGCGATCGACGGCGTGCTGGACATCAACACGATCATCTACTCCACCGTCGTGAAGGGCTTCTTCGTCTCTGAGTACCACGGCGACGTCACGCTCGACACGGTCGACGAAGACCTCATCGAACGGCTGCAGTCCGACGGGCGGATGAGCTTCCGCGCGCTGGGCGAGGCCGTGCGCCTCTCGCCCTCGGCCGTCGCGACGCGGGTGCAGCGGCTGATCGACGGCGGGGTGATCAAGATCAGCGCCGTGGAGGCCAGGGGCCTCGCGCACCGACAGCTGTCGATGGGTGTCGGGCTGAACCTCAACCACGACGACGAGGCGGTGATCGAGGAGCTGAAGACCGGGCGAGGGATCGACTTCGCCGCCCGCACCCTCGGGCGCTTCGACGCGGTGGCCACACTCGTCGAGCCCTCGGCAGGGGCGCTGTACGCGAGTCTCGAGCGTCTGAGGTCGCTCGCCGGCGTCACCCGCATCGAAGCATGGCTGCACCTGGCCGTGCTCAAAGAGGACTACGCGCGGACGCTGCGCGAGCCGATGCCCCACCCCTGA